The following proteins come from a genomic window of Achromobacter sp. AONIH1:
- a CDS encoding tripartite tricarboxylate transporter permease — protein sequence MEILNNLAFGFEHALTLENLMYCALGCTVGTLIGLLPGLGPLSTISLLLPITYTIPTGGALIMLAGIYYGAQYGDSVSAITMKIPHASSIVACIDGYQMNLKGKTGLALFTAGLSSFIGGTVAIVVLSTMAPALGEVGLLFGPADYCALMLLGFFCVSFVSAGSLLNGLAMALIGILLGSIGTDVNSGLARYTMDMAFLQDGVGLISIALGCFGIAEIVKNLDARNTLTPFNGKIKLLPTWPEFKRIIPSALRGSVIGSVLGILPGGGPTIAQFAAYAADKRFSKHREEIGSGAIEGVAGQAAADEAAARTSFIPLMAIGIPENAVMALMLAAFIVKGIQPGPNMIGTHPDLFWGLVASMWIGNCFLLILNVPLVRYWLSVFKIPYTVLFPSILFFCCIGTFSINNSLDDIYITAVFGAIGYLFMRLGMEPAPLMLGFILGPMLEENFRRAMLLSRGDFSTFVTRPISGTLFGVIGLIVVWQLVSFMRNSRKKDAPALHTQEE from the coding sequence ATGGAAATTCTGAACAACCTCGCGTTCGGCTTCGAGCACGCGCTGACGCTGGAAAACCTGATGTACTGCGCGCTCGGCTGCACGGTCGGCACGCTCATCGGCCTGCTGCCCGGCCTGGGACCGCTGTCCACCATCAGCCTGCTGCTGCCCATCACCTACACCATTCCCACCGGCGGCGCGCTCATCATGCTGGCGGGTATCTATTACGGCGCGCAGTATGGCGACAGCGTCAGCGCCATCACCATGAAGATCCCGCACGCCAGCAGCATCGTGGCGTGTATCGACGGCTACCAGATGAATCTGAAGGGCAAGACCGGGCTGGCGCTGTTCACGGCCGGCCTGTCCAGCTTCATCGGCGGCACCGTGGCCATCGTGGTGCTGTCGACCATGGCGCCGGCGCTGGGCGAAGTCGGCCTGCTGTTCGGTCCGGCCGACTACTGCGCGCTGATGCTGCTGGGCTTCTTCTGCGTCAGCTTCGTCAGCGCGGGCAGCCTGCTCAACGGCCTGGCCATGGCGCTGATCGGCATCCTGCTGGGTTCGATCGGCACCGACGTCAACAGCGGCCTGGCCCGCTACACCATGGACATGGCCTTCCTGCAGGACGGCGTGGGCCTGATCAGCATCGCGCTGGGCTGCTTCGGCATCGCCGAGATCGTCAAGAACCTGGACGCGCGCAACACGCTGACGCCCTTCAACGGCAAGATCAAGCTGCTGCCCACCTGGCCGGAATTCAAGCGCATCATTCCCAGCGCGCTGCGCGGCAGCGTCATCGGCTCGGTGCTGGGCATCCTGCCCGGCGGCGGCCCGACCATCGCGCAGTTCGCCGCCTATGCCGCCGACAAGCGCTTCAGCAAGCACCGCGAAGAGATCGGCAGCGGCGCGATCGAGGGCGTGGCCGGCCAGGCCGCGGCCGACGAGGCCGCCGCGCGCACCAGCTTCATCCCGCTCATGGCCATCGGCATTCCCGAGAACGCCGTGATGGCGCTGATGCTGGCGGCCTTCATCGTCAAGGGCATCCAGCCCGGCCCCAACATGATCGGCACCCACCCGGACCTGTTCTGGGGCCTGGTCGCCAGCATGTGGATCGGCAACTGCTTCCTGCTGATCCTGAACGTGCCGCTGGTGCGCTACTGGCTGTCGGTGTTCAAGATCCCGTACACGGTGCTGTTCCCGTCCATCCTGTTCTTCTGCTGCATCGGCACCTTCAGCATCAACAACAGCCTGGACGACATCTACATCACAGCCGTCTTCGGCGCCATCGGCTACCTGTTCATGCGCCTGGGCATGGAACCGGCGCCGCTGATGCTGGGCTTCATCCTGGGACCGATGCTGGAAGAGAACTTCCGCCGCGCCATGCTGCTCAGCCGTGGCGACTTCAGCACCTTCGTCACGCGCCCGATCAGCGGCACGCTGTTCGGCGTGATCGGCCTGATTGTGGTCTGGCAGTTGGTGTCCTTCATGCGCAACAGCCGCAAGAAGGACGCGCCGGCCCTGCATACACAGGAAGAGTAA
- a CDS encoding helix-turn-helix domain-containing protein: MSCSSSSRLLLPRRAPASGVFAAVERDTRALALSDAERFNYYPATPLAVVSWIFEGALHPVQMVGTVTGEPALSAPLPRLTLAGPQRRPRASWSPGPVHALSVAFRPEDLARLAGVRGTALMDGIAPLAEVASRAFLDACLSVFEGSDAGPFARVENALAPLWRDARPAAPAPFLGEWLRGLAGTAVLSGAGQGLRQVQRRIKAWTGQSHRDLQRYSRVEDAMARMSAHRRDGGIDWAGLAGGAGFADQSHLGREVRRVTGLSPARLEARIAQDEAFWFYRLLGEHVRRP; encoded by the coding sequence ATGTCCTGCTCATCCTCATCCCGCCTGCTGTTGCCGCGTCGCGCGCCGGCCTCCGGCGTGTTCGCCGCCGTGGAGCGCGACACGCGCGCGCTGGCGCTCTCCGATGCCGAGCGTTTCAACTACTACCCGGCGACGCCGCTGGCGGTGGTGTCCTGGATCTTCGAGGGCGCGCTGCACCCGGTCCAGATGGTTGGGACGGTGACGGGCGAGCCGGCGCTGTCCGCGCCCTTGCCGCGCCTGACCTTGGCGGGACCGCAGCGCCGGCCGCGCGCGAGCTGGTCGCCCGGGCCCGTGCATGCCTTGTCGGTGGCGTTTCGTCCGGAAGACCTGGCGCGGCTGGCCGGCGTGCGCGGCACGGCGCTGATGGACGGCATCGCACCTCTGGCCGAGGTTGCGTCGCGCGCATTCCTGGACGCCTGCCTGTCCGTTTTCGAAGGTTCCGATGCCGGGCCGTTCGCGCGCGTGGAAAACGCGCTGGCGCCGCTATGGCGCGATGCGCGCCCGGCCGCGCCCGCGCCCTTCCTCGGTGAGTGGCTGCGCGGACTGGCGGGCACGGCGGTGCTGTCAGGCGCTGGCCAGGGCCTGCGGCAGGTCCAGCGGCGCATCAAGGCCTGGACCGGCCAGAGTCATCGCGATCTGCAACGGTACTCGCGGGTCGAGGATGCGATGGCGCGCATGTCCGCGCATCGCCGGGACGGCGGAATCGACTGGGCCGGGCTGGCCGGCGGCGCGGGCTTCGCCGACCAGTCGCACCTGGGCCGCGAAGTGCGCCGCGTGACGGGGCTGTCGCCCGCGCGCCTGGAGGCGCGCATCGCGCAGGACGAAGCGTTCTGGTTCTACCGCCTGCTGGGCGAGCACGTCAGGCGGCCCTGA
- a CDS encoding response regulator, which yields MNEFGVSVIIADDHPVTGHGIAQTLAAVPTIQVGAVVSNTTELIVKLDAGSYDVVVLDYVMPGQQYGDGLTLLAYLARRYPQLRIVTMTMLDSPPVFRAMQKIGVQCVVSKSDAMSHLVAAVHAAVTQGQYLSPTVVELLRRPGSGAASNLSKRESEIVRLFREGYKVTEIAEKLHRSKKTISAQKLAAMRKLGITRDADLIRYRETVEGLDVEGLTDARADG from the coding sequence ATGAACGAATTCGGAGTAAGCGTCATCATCGCGGACGACCATCCCGTCACCGGGCATGGCATCGCGCAGACCCTTGCGGCGGTGCCGACCATCCAGGTCGGCGCGGTGGTCTCCAATACCACCGAGCTGATCGTGAAGCTGGACGCCGGCAGCTACGACGTGGTGGTGCTGGACTACGTGATGCCGGGACAGCAGTACGGCGACGGCCTGACGCTGCTTGCCTATCTGGCCCGCCGCTACCCGCAACTGCGCATCGTGACCATGACCATGCTGGATTCGCCTCCCGTGTTCCGCGCCATGCAGAAGATCGGCGTGCAGTGCGTGGTCAGCAAGTCGGACGCGATGTCGCATCTGGTGGCCGCGGTGCATGCCGCCGTGACCCAGGGGCAGTACCTGTCTCCGACCGTCGTGGAGCTGCTGCGCAGGCCCGGATCCGGCGCCGCGTCGAACCTGTCCAAACGCGAGTCCGAGATCGTCCGCCTGTTCCGAGAGGGCTATAAGGTCACCGAAATCGCCGAAAAGCTCCACCGCAGCAAGAAGACCATCAGCGCGCAGAAGCTGGCCGCCATGCGCAAGCTGGGCATCACCCGCGATGCCGACCTGATCCGTTACCGCGAGACGGTCGAGGGTCTGGACGTGGAAGGCCTGACCGACGCCCGGGCCGACGGCTGA
- a CDS encoding tripartite tricarboxylate transporter TctB family protein: MNNRNFVRGLFLIVFALIFGGVATTYPLGTLSRSGAGMFPLLVSGCLALIGLITVIRSRYVEPVPLSYSVKNIAIILASLCGFVLISHFLNMLLGIVFLVFCSTLAGTSYSVVRNVKISVGLIAVAFAFKHLLGLGLPIL; this comes from the coding sequence ATGAACAATCGCAATTTCGTCAGGGGCCTGTTCCTGATCGTCTTCGCGCTGATCTTTGGCGGCGTGGCAACCACCTATCCCCTGGGCACGCTCAGCCGCTCCGGCGCCGGCATGTTCCCGCTGCTGGTCAGCGGCTGCCTCGCCCTGATCGGCCTGATCACCGTCATCCGCTCGCGCTACGTGGAGCCGGTGCCGCTGAGCTACAGCGTCAAGAACATCGCCATCATCCTGGCCAGCCTGTGCGGTTTCGTGCTGATCTCGCACTTCCTGAACATGCTGCTGGGCATCGTCTTCCTGGTGTTCTGCTCGACGCTGGCCGGCACCTCGTACTCGGTGGTGCGCAACGTCAAGATTTCGGTCGGCCTGATCGCGGTCGCCTTCGCCTTCAAACATCTCCTGGGCCTGGGGCTGCCGATACTATGA
- a CDS encoding M24 family metallopeptidase, translating into MPTPPAPLSMAERSRRWDLARDIMQAEGLRALVVYGDREAAAPAGFSPDCYFSNDRPGSIVVFIGDEAPRVYTFASLMIADHIQAALRGDQQWIAPEQLYVGKTGRDVGAWLAERGLDGSRIGIIGLEPYPPFYFDGAVPARTLQGMTQALPKAEFVPVYKAFFRRASVKSEEELGLVRYAAAIGEAMSETLRATARPGVSEAELVAAVTATCFAMGGYTAEVLLGTGPEYVGWGPPAWQYRSQAPRILREGDIVLSEIFALYGLMETQHQAAVAVGDVHPDILRAADVARASYEAGVAALRAGNTFGDLVDAMEAPLLASGGWHVHPLVHSINPYGPVGFGTAPGIESLPEAARYPQLRPLPTVGRELPLQPGMCFAFEPNCGFGRHLANIGGTVIVGEQAGIALNENSTRLMRADG; encoded by the coding sequence ATGCCCACCCCTCCCGCCCCCCTGTCGATGGCGGAAAGAAGCCGGCGCTGGGACCTGGCCCGCGACATCATGCAGGCCGAGGGCCTGCGGGCCCTGGTTGTCTACGGCGACCGCGAAGCGGCCGCGCCGGCTGGTTTTTCCCCCGATTGCTACTTCAGCAACGACCGCCCCGGATCCATCGTGGTCTTCATCGGCGACGAAGCGCCCAGGGTCTATACCTTCGCCTCGCTGATGATCGCGGACCACATCCAGGCCGCGTTGCGCGGCGACCAGCAATGGATCGCGCCGGAACAGCTGTACGTGGGCAAGACCGGCCGCGACGTCGGCGCCTGGCTGGCCGAGCGGGGGCTGGATGGCAGCCGCATCGGCATCATCGGGCTGGAACCCTATCCGCCCTTCTACTTCGACGGCGCCGTGCCCGCTCGCACGCTGCAGGGCATGACGCAGGCCCTGCCCAAGGCGGAATTCGTGCCGGTGTACAAGGCCTTCTTCCGCCGCGCCTCGGTCAAGAGCGAGGAAGAGCTGGGCCTGGTCCGTTACGCGGCCGCCATCGGCGAAGCCATGAGCGAAACCCTGCGAGCCACGGCCAGGCCGGGCGTGAGCGAGGCCGAGCTGGTGGCCGCCGTCACCGCCACCTGCTTCGCCATGGGCGGCTACACCGCCGAGGTCCTGCTGGGCACGGGCCCGGAATATGTGGGCTGGGGGCCTCCGGCCTGGCAGTACCGCTCGCAAGCGCCCAGGATCCTGCGCGAAGGCGACATCGTGCTGTCGGAAATCTTCGCCCTCTACGGCCTGATGGAAACCCAGCACCAGGCGGCCGTCGCGGTCGGCGACGTACATCCTGACATCCTGCGCGCCGCCGACGTCGCCCGCGCGAGCTATGAGGCCGGCGTGGCCGCGTTGCGCGCCGGCAATACCTTCGGCGACCTGGTCGACGCCATGGAAGCGCCCCTGCTGGCATCCGGCGGCTGGCATGTGCATCCGCTGGTCCACAGCATCAACCCCTACGGTCCGGTAGGCTTCGGCACCGCGCCCGGCATAGAATCGCTGCCTGAGGCCGCCCGCTATCCGCAGCTCAGGCCGCTGCCGACCGTCGGACGGGAACTGCCCCTGCAGCCCGGCATGTGCTTTGCGTTCGAACCCAATTGCGGCTTCGGGCGCCATCTGGCCAATATCGGCGGCACGGTGATCGTGGGCGAACAGGCCGGCATCGCGCTGAACGAGAACTCGACCCGGCTGATGCGCGCCGACGGCTGA
- a CDS encoding NAD(P)/FAD-dependent oxidoreductase, whose protein sequence is MPIKHVAIVGAGIGGLAAALAIRQAGLSVSVYDQASRLEPLGASLTLWPNAMRCLRALGVAEPLLRAGARILSTEARSLRGDMLACVPMQRFYDEAGEPGICVTRADVQRVLLDALGAEHVTLSRRLESLSQDAGGVALRFRDGAEARADLLIGADGLRSTVRRLLFDDGPPRYAGYGAWLGLSDTDHPRLSRESAVEIYGAGERLGVIDSGDGLYYWYFIENRAQPVDGVVHCTAGSLLPRLADWPDYARQLATSTRARSLQYLSFFHRPARRGPWGRDRALLLGDAIHPYLPNLGQGACQAIEDAHVLGIMLAQGLEDQPLLTRYQSARARRTAMLGRDSVRLGRFAQAGGPTSSRLRDLALRSVPDWVHARRTRQQFGIDETHQP, encoded by the coding sequence ATGCCCATCAAGCACGTCGCCATCGTCGGCGCCGGCATCGGCGGCCTGGCCGCCGCGCTCGCCATCCGCCAGGCCGGCCTGAGCGTTTCAGTCTATGACCAGGCCTCCCGACTGGAGCCGCTGGGCGCCAGCCTCACCCTCTGGCCCAACGCCATGCGCTGCCTGCGCGCGCTGGGCGTGGCCGAACCCCTGCTGCGCGCGGGCGCGCGGATTCTGTCCACCGAGGCGCGCTCGCTGCGTGGCGACATGCTGGCCTGCGTGCCCATGCAACGCTTCTACGACGAAGCCGGCGAGCCGGGCATCTGCGTCACGCGCGCCGACGTACAGCGCGTGCTGCTCGACGCGCTGGGCGCGGAACACGTGACCTTGAGCCGCCGGCTGGAATCGCTGAGCCAGGACGCAGGCGGCGTGGCATTGCGCTTTCGCGACGGCGCCGAGGCGCGGGCCGATCTGCTGATCGGCGCCGACGGCCTGCGCTCCACAGTGAGACGCCTGCTGTTCGACGACGGCCCGCCGCGCTACGCGGGCTATGGCGCCTGGCTGGGCCTGAGCGACACCGACCATCCCCGCCTGTCGCGCGAAAGCGCCGTCGAGATCTATGGCGCCGGCGAACGCCTGGGCGTGATCGACTCGGGCGACGGCCTGTACTACTGGTATTTCATCGAGAACCGCGCGCAGCCGGTCGATGGCGTGGTCCATTGCACCGCCGGCAGCCTGCTGCCCCGGCTGGCGGACTGGCCGGACTATGCGCGCCAGCTGGCCACGTCGACGCGCGCCCGCAGCCTGCAATACCTGTCATTCTTTCACCGGCCGGCCCGCCGCGGCCCCTGGGGCCGGGACCGCGCGCTGCTGCTGGGCGACGCCATCCATCCCTACCTGCCCAACCTGGGGCAAGGCGCCTGCCAGGCCATCGAGGACGCGCATGTGCTGGGCATCATGCTGGCGCAAGGGCTGGAGGATCAGCCCTTGCTGACCCGCTATCAGTCCGCGCGGGCGCGCCGCACGGCCATGCTGGGACGCGATTCGGTCAGGCTGGGACGTTTCGCCCAGGCCGGCGGTCCCACATCGAGCCGCCTGCGCGACCTGGCGCTGCGCAGCGTGCCCGATTGGGTGCACGCGCGGCGGACACGGCAACAGTTCGGCATAGACGAAACGCACCAGCCTTGA
- a CDS encoding alpha/beta fold hydrolase has product MSVIASQDVHVDTAKGRLYARRWDPAGAAGAPIVLFHDSLGCVALWRDFPEQLASETGRAVIAYDRLGFGLSDPNPATLVRGFIEEEADGDFARLRDALDIGPFVAFGHSVGGGMAVNVAARHASDCRALITESAQAFAEDRTVAGVADAKRGFAEPGQLDRLKKYHGEKAAWVLSAWVDNWLSPAFTDWTLDEALRQVRCPVLALHGEVDEYGSLAHPERIAALTGGRHLLLENCGHVPHREQSRVVLDVVGQWLRARD; this is encoded by the coding sequence ATGTCTGTCATCGCCAGCCAGGATGTTCACGTGGATACCGCCAAGGGCCGCCTTTACGCGCGGCGCTGGGATCCGGCCGGCGCGGCCGGCGCGCCCATCGTGCTGTTCCATGACTCGCTCGGTTGCGTGGCGCTGTGGCGCGATTTTCCCGAACAGCTGGCCAGTGAAACCGGCCGCGCGGTCATCGCCTACGACCGGCTGGGCTTCGGCTTGTCGGACCCCAATCCCGCCACGCTGGTCCGGGGGTTCATCGAAGAGGAAGCGGACGGTGATTTCGCCCGCCTGCGCGACGCGTTGGACATCGGTCCCTTTGTCGCGTTCGGCCACAGCGTGGGCGGCGGCATGGCCGTCAATGTCGCCGCGCGCCATGCCTCGGATTGCCGCGCGCTGATCACCGAATCGGCGCAGGCCTTCGCCGAGGACCGCACGGTCGCCGGCGTGGCCGACGCCAAGCGCGGCTTCGCCGAGCCCGGCCAGCTCGACCGGCTGAAGAAATACCACGGCGAAAAAGCCGCCTGGGTGCTGAGCGCCTGGGTCGACAACTGGCTCTCGCCAGCATTCACCGACTGGACCCTGGACGAGGCATTGCGTCAGGTGCGTTGCCCGGTGCTGGCGCTGCATGGTGAAGTGGACGAGTATGGCTCGCTCGCGCACCCCGAGCGCATCGCCGCGCTGACGGGCGGCCGTCATCTGCTGCTGGAGAACTGCGGCCACGTACCGCACCGCGAGCAAAGCCGCGTGGTGCTGGACGTGGTGGGGCAGTGGCTCAGGGCGCGCGATTGA
- a CDS encoding FAD/NAD(P)-binding protein encodes MPSDSTPHIAIIGGGFAGAVTALKLARAAPRPLAITIVESRPELGRGIAYSTRNPAHLMNGPAKNFTLYPDQPEHLAYWLRNQAERDGWRPPAGVAYADSFAPRHLYGDYVQAELENALAQAPHPIAFKHLAGRARDLDGDGAARWAVRLEDGRQLRADYVVLATGLFPRTLHETGLELDPELVRRGAVIDDLWSEPPPKALARDRDVLVIGSNLSALDAMIHADSHGFRGEFHSVSRRGLLVAPRRDVQPWPSFLDPQALPATLRDLLRAVQAARRDIASAGEDWQRLAGAVRPHLPALWTAASADERLRFIRHLRPYWELGLHRAAPESNAWLQDARRAGRFRHHAGRVLRLSSAAGGRVAVSWRARGESRPQTLLVDRVFNTRGFEFDWTRIDDALLRNLLGKGLAVPHETGFGIAADPATGEVAQRHGQRPGLYAVGHPLRGVSWESNAIGEQIAGATATVTALAEQLRSAAETGFFPSAGTGLGRQAVRAA; translated from the coding sequence ATGCCCAGCGATTCCACTCCCCATATCGCCATCATCGGCGGCGGCTTCGCCGGCGCCGTCACCGCGCTCAAGCTGGCCCGCGCCGCGCCCCGGCCCCTGGCCATCACCATCGTCGAAAGCCGCCCCGAGCTGGGGCGCGGCATCGCCTACAGCACACGTAACCCGGCGCACCTGATGAACGGGCCGGCAAAGAACTTCACGCTCTATCCGGACCAGCCCGAACACCTGGCCTACTGGCTGCGCAACCAGGCCGAGCGCGACGGCTGGCGCCCGCCCGCCGGCGTGGCCTACGCCGACAGCTTCGCACCGCGACATCTGTATGGCGACTACGTGCAGGCGGAACTGGAGAACGCGCTGGCGCAGGCGCCGCATCCGATCGCGTTCAAGCATCTGGCCGGACGCGCGCGGGACCTGGACGGCGACGGCGCGGCGCGCTGGGCCGTGCGGCTGGAGGACGGACGCCAGCTGCGCGCCGACTACGTGGTGCTGGCCACGGGCCTGTTTCCGCGCACGCTTCATGAAACGGGCCTGGAGCTGGACCCCGAACTGGTCCGGCGCGGCGCGGTGATCGACGACCTGTGGTCCGAGCCGCCGCCCAAGGCGCTGGCGCGGGACCGCGACGTGCTCGTCATCGGCAGCAACCTGTCGGCGCTGGACGCCATGATCCATGCCGACAGCCATGGCTTTCGCGGCGAGTTCCACAGCGTCTCGCGGCGCGGGCTGCTGGTGGCGCCACGGCGCGATGTGCAGCCCTGGCCCTCCTTCCTGGATCCACAGGCCCTGCCCGCGACCCTGCGCGACCTGCTGCGCGCCGTGCAGGCCGCGCGCCGCGACATCGCCAGCGCCGGCGAGGACTGGCAGCGGCTGGCCGGCGCGGTGCGGCCACACCTGCCCGCGTTATGGACGGCGGCCAGCGCCGACGAACGGCTGCGCTTCATCCGCCATCTGCGCCCGTACTGGGAACTGGGACTGCACCGCGCCGCCCCCGAGTCCAACGCCTGGCTGCAGGATGCGCGCCGCGCCGGCCGCTTCCGCCATCACGCAGGCCGCGTGCTGCGCCTGTCGTCCGCCGCCGGTGGCCGCGTCGCGGTCAGCTGGCGCGCGCGCGGCGAATCGCGTCCGCAGACCCTGCTGGTGGACCGCGTATTCAACACGCGCGGTTTCGAGTTCGACTGGACCCGCATCGACGACGCGCTGCTGCGCAATCTGCTGGGCAAGGGCCTGGCCGTGCCGCACGAAACCGGTTTCGGCATCGCCGCGGACCCCGCCACCGGCGAGGTCGCGCAACGCCATGGCCAGCGTCCGGGACTGTATGCCGTGGGTCATCCCTTGCGCGGCGTGTCCTGGGAATCCAACGCCATCGGCGAGCAGATCGCCGGCGCCACCGCGACCGTGACGGCCTTGGCGGAACAGTTGCGGAGCGCGGCGGAAACCGGCTTCTTCCCGTCGGCCGGAACGGGCCTGGGCCGGCAGGCCGTCAGGGCCGCCTGA
- a CDS encoding Hpt domain-containing protein has product MDADEDSSAGSRDRRTRANVFPKAILVAMRQATDASCGVISRALITHDPEAIWRELHALCGGLLSLGSVELAELCKGLQHVLREEGIEVFAGLWPALRAELMETLDALPAAQDDDVSS; this is encoded by the coding sequence ATGGACGCCGACGAGGACAGCAGTGCCGGTTCACGAGACAGGCGCACGCGCGCCAACGTTTTTCCCAAGGCCATCCTGGTGGCGATGCGCCAGGCCACCGACGCGTCCTGCGGGGTGATCAGCCGCGCCCTGATCACGCATGATCCGGAAGCCATATGGCGCGAGCTGCACGCGCTTTGCGGCGGGCTGCTGTCGCTGGGCAGCGTCGAACTGGCCGAGCTGTGCAAGGGCCTGCAGCACGTGCTGCGCGAGGAAGGCATCGAGGTGTTCGCCGGGCTCTGGCCGGCCCTGCGCGCCGAACTCATGGAGACGCTGGATGCCTTGCCGGCCGCTCAGGACGACGATGTGTCGTCCTGA
- a CDS encoding MFS transporter, protein MHSATTATTAAPASAAAIPAVPERADWPAVAAAGLSTFCVVTSEMLPVGLLAPIADELRMSTGMGGLLLFVPSLVAALCAPLAVLWAGGADRRRVLCALLAALALANAASALAPNLPALLAARALVGFCIGGIWSIAGGLAGRLAPPAAVALATSVIFGGVAVASVLGVPLGAAIGALAGWRAAFGAMSALCLLALALNARLLPALPTTRSLRAPALMAALHSPGLRRGVVITLSLVAAHFMAYTFVRPLLETRAGFAGDWIGPLLFAYGVAGVAGNFVAGLGAARRERPVLLAIVAALALVLTLHAWLGDRQLAAGVLLLAWGLAYGGVSVSLQLWMLRAAPDAVEPATAWFVSAFNLGIAAGSLLGVPTVDALGLRANLLLAASCLVPAIAALLWPRGGRHAQGRAA, encoded by the coding sequence ATGCATTCCGCCACGACCGCCACGACCGCCGCGCCGGCATCCGCCGCCGCCATTCCCGCTGTTCCCGAACGCGCCGACTGGCCCGCCGTGGCCGCCGCCGGCCTGAGCACCTTCTGCGTCGTCACGTCCGAGATGCTGCCGGTGGGCCTGCTGGCGCCCATCGCCGATGAACTGCGCATGTCCACGGGCATGGGCGGCCTGCTGCTGTTCGTGCCTTCGCTGGTGGCCGCGCTGTGCGCGCCGCTGGCGGTGCTATGGGCGGGCGGGGCTGATCGCCGCCGCGTGCTGTGCGCCTTGCTGGCGGCGCTGGCGCTGGCCAATGCGGCCAGCGCGCTGGCGCCGAACCTGCCTGCCTTGCTGGCGGCGCGCGCGCTGGTGGGCTTTTGCATCGGCGGCATCTGGTCCATTGCGGGCGGGCTGGCGGGCCGCCTGGCGCCGCCGGCCGCCGTGGCATTGGCCACGTCCGTGATCTTCGGCGGCGTGGCGGTGGCCTCGGTGCTGGGCGTGCCGTTGGGCGCGGCCATCGGCGCGCTGGCCGGCTGGCGCGCGGCTTTCGGCGCGATGAGCGCTTTGTGCCTGCTGGCCCTGGCGCTGAACGCGCGGCTGCTGCCGGCCCTGCCGACGACCCGCTCGCTGCGCGCCCCGGCCTTGATGGCCGCGTTGCATAGCCCCGGATTGCGCCGTGGCGTCGTCATCACGCTGTCGCTGGTGGCCGCCCACTTCATGGCCTACACCTTCGTGCGGCCGCTGCTGGAAACGCGCGCCGGTTTCGCCGGGGACTGGATCGGACCGCTGCTGTTCGCTTATGGCGTCGCGGGCGTGGCGGGCAACTTCGTCGCCGGCCTGGGCGCGGCGCGGCGGGAGCGGCCGGTGCTGCTGGCCATCGTCGCCGCGCTGGCCCTGGTGCTGACGCTGCACGCCTGGCTGGGCGACAGGCAGCTGGCCGCCGGCGTCCTGCTGCTGGCCTGGGGCCTGGCTTATGGCGGCGTGTCGGTATCGCTGCAATTGTGGATGCTGCGCGCGGCGCCGGATGCGGTCGAGCCGGCGACGGCCTGGTTCGTATCGGCCTTCAACCTGGGCATCGCCGCCGGCTCGCTGCTGGGCGTGCCCACGGTGGACGCGCTGGGCCTGCGAGCCAATCTGCTGCTGGCGGCGAGCTGCCTGGTTCCGGCCATCGCGGCGCTGTTGTGGCCGCGTGGCGGCCGGCATGCCCAGGGGCGCGCCGCCTAG
- a CDS encoding LysR family transcriptional regulator, with protein MDNKTLAGIDHIGDLRAFVRVADACNFTLAAERLGLTRSAVGKCVARLEAGLGVRLLHRSTRSVSLSDEGRLFYEHAARILSEVDNAAGAMARRKQTPRGRLRIDVPVSLGRLHVLPLVREYLDRWPDVEAELSFSDDYSDLVRDGIDLAIRIGGDGDSRLVRRVLAPHRLITCASPAYLARHGMPATLDELPRHQVLAFVHAGAVVPWRYSAGGEERQLHVAGRLRLGNTEALRDAALAGAGIAQLGAFLVGEDLRAGRLTPVLETVAPPGAPVCAIYPHRRHLPPKVRHLIDAIAARWRQSLPWPA; from the coding sequence GTGGACAATAAGACCCTGGCCGGCATCGACCACATCGGCGATCTGCGGGCCTTCGTGCGCGTGGCCGACGCCTGCAACTTCACGCTGGCCGCCGAACGCCTGGGCCTGACGCGCTCGGCCGTGGGCAAGTGCGTCGCCCGGCTGGAGGCGGGACTGGGGGTGCGCCTGTTGCACCGGAGCACGCGCAGCGTCAGCCTGAGCGACGAGGGCCGGCTGTTCTATGAACATGCCGCGCGCATCCTGTCGGAAGTGGACAACGCGGCCGGCGCGATGGCGCGCCGCAAACAGACGCCGCGCGGGCGCCTGCGCATCGACGTGCCGGTGTCGCTGGGCCGGCTGCACGTCCTGCCCCTGGTGCGCGAGTACCTGGACCGCTGGCCCGACGTCGAGGCCGAGCTGAGCTTTTCCGACGACTATTCCGACCTGGTGCGCGACGGCATCGACCTGGCCATCCGCATCGGCGGCGACGGCGACAGCCGGCTGGTGCGGCGCGTGCTGGCGCCGCACCGCCTGATCACCTGCGCGTCGCCGGCCTACCTGGCGCGTCACGGCATGCCGGCGACGCTGGACGAACTGCCACGCCACCAGGTCTTGGCTTTCGTCCATGCCGGCGCCGTCGTGCCGTGGCGCTACTCGGCCGGTGGCGAAGAACGCCAGCTGCATGTGGCGGGACGCCTGCGGCTGGGCAATACCGAGGCCTTGCGCGACGCCGCGCTGGCCGGCGCGGGCATCGCGCAGCTGGGCGCGTTCCTGGTCGGCGAAGACCTGCGCGCCGGCCGGCTGACGCCGGTGTTGGAGACCGTCGCGCCGCCCGGCGCGCCGGTCTGCGCCATCTATCCGCACCGGCGCCATCTGCCGCCCAAGGTGCGCCACCTGATCGACGCCATCGCCGCGCGCTGGCGGCAGTCGCTGCCCTGGCCGGCCTGA